Proteins encoded together in one Falco peregrinus isolate bFalPer1 chromosome 2, bFalPer1.pri, whole genome shotgun sequence window:
- the NEK1 gene encoding serine/threonine-protein kinase Nek1 isoform X2: MDKYIKVRKIGEGSFGKAILVKAKENGQQYVIKEINISKMSNKEREESRREVAVLANMKHPNIVLYRESFEENGCLYIVMDYCEGGDLFKKINAQKGILFSEDQILDWFVQICLALKHIHDRKILHRDIKSQNIFLTKDGTVQLGDFGIARVLNSTAELARTCIGTPYYLSPEICQNKPYNNKSDIWALGCVLYEMCTLKHAFEAGNMKNLVLKIISGPFPPVSTHYSYDLRNLLSQLFKRNPRNRPSVNSILEKNFIAKRVEKFLTPQLIAEEFNHKIFQKFGPHAAPAKRPAQEQVLTSVAPAQKITKPAAKYGVPLVIRKSSDAPKKPNEKKSLAKSRLEPSKRKRLELPEKEKRQRDQMSLLKADEMRRLEKERMERINRAREQGWRNVLGSCGSGDVKAPYYGGGGGVGPFPVSSRGQYEHYHAIFDQMQQQKENIRVAEEREAKLRAKLQGQEVVERGIPPGIRPGVPKGPAGHHHLPPDAGAVRKKMKRLKEVSKQANANRQKGWIAADRAKQVEEFWQRKREAMENKARAEGHMGTLQNVADIYGGRPIPARGRKSRNKEEEEYLARLRQIRLQNFNERQQIRAKLRGEKNEGAGSDGPESSEEAELRRKKIEAQKAQANARAAVLKEQLERKRKEAYEREKRAWEEHLISKGVKNPNVPFHVGAIEQSPVHGLQELGAALPKPQLPVKPSTPVISMTSALKEVGVDENVTAIQEAEEEIKKPDCAMQNKREILRRLNQNLKAQEDEKGKKECKTVSESAVSEDGKEQQEGDHPLLGDRKKWESGASELVVPLGQLSMEDSLSGTDRQTLGEVIRLDIGEPHRKVWGKSPTDSVLKILGEAELQLQTDLLEELDVINGTTELVEGDQQSSSEEKEEKALPAVGAQSSVPVGVTESDMTVPEESQRATQLQSKPIMLDETDDLEAEILEETEDKKHHSKESKEFPITVNEVWVKEKEDKAQHDRRNEAASEKLVPDKVEPQKEVLEETCSSDSPQPEPLFQRVIQPTAVPTASPALSAQSSQEEPFVPCSRSISPAKSKGKSSLLIGLSTGLFDANDPKMLRTCSLPDLYKLYRTLVDVPSVADVQHQHNLEIDDTEDEQAKEGPSDSEDIMFGEADTDLQELRASMEQLLREQPSEEFSEEEESTLKANVTECITNGTELDEGDENNPSSESALNEEWQSDNSDGEIASECEECDSIFSHLEELRYNLEQEIGFDKFIEVYEKIKAIHEDEDENIDICSTIVQTILGNEHKHLYAKILHLVMADGVYQEDNDE; encoded by the exons ATGGATAAATATATTAAAGTGCGAAAGATTGGAGAAGGATCCTTTGGGAAAGCAATTCTTGTCAAAGCTAAAGAAAATGGCCAACAGTAtgttattaaagaaataaacatctCTAAG atgtCAAATAAGGAGAGAGAAGAATCAAGGAGAGAAGTTGCTGTGTTAGCTAACATGAAACATCCAAATATTGTCCTGTACAGGGAGTCATTTGAAG aaaatggtTGTCTCTACATAGTGATGGATTACTGTGAAGGAGGAgacctgtttaaaaaaataaatgcccagAAAGGAATCTTATTCTCTGAAGATCAG ATTCTGGATTGGTTTGTACAAATCTGTTTAGCACTAAAACACATACATGACAGAAAAATCTTGCATCGGGACATAAAGTCACAG aacatatttttaacCAAAGATGGAACAGTACAACTGGGAGATTTTGGGATCGCCAGAGTTCTTAACAG tactGCAGAGTTGGCTCGCACTTGCATAGGAACGCCATACTATTTGTCACCTGAAATATGTCAGAACAAACCTTACAACAATAAAAG TGATATATGGGCCCTTGGTTGTGTTCTCTATGAAATGTGTACACTTAAACATGCG TTTGAAGCTGGTAACATGAAAAACTTGGTACTGAAGATAATCTCTGGaccttttcctcctgtttctaCACATTACTCCTATGATTTACGTAATCTGTTGTCACAGTTATTTAAAAGGAATCCTAGGAATAGACCATCAGTAAACTCCATATTGGAGAAGAACTTTATAGCCAAACGAGTTGAAAAATTTCTCACACCACAG CTTATTGCAGAAGAATTCAATCACAAAATCTTCCAGAAGTTTGGACCACATGCTGCGCCAG ctaAAAGACCAGCTCAAGAACAAGTACTGACTTCAGTTGCACCAGCTCAGAAAATTACCAAGCCTGCTGCAAAATATGGAGTGCCTTTAGTGATCAGGAAGTCTAGTGATGCACCTAAAAAGCCTAATGAGAAGAAGTCATTGGCTAAGTCTAGACTG GAAccttcaaaaaggaaaaggttagAATTGCCTGAGAAAGAAAAACGCCAGAGAGATCAG ATGAGTTTACTGAAGGCAGATGAAATGAGAAgattggaaaaagaaagg atGGAACGAATAAACAGAGCCAGGGAACAAGGATGGAGGAATGTGCTTGGTTCATGTGGAAGTGGTGATGTTAAG GCACCATATTATGGCGGTGGAGGTGGCGTTGGTCCTTTTCCTGTGTCTTCCAGAGGACAATATGAACACTATCATGCTATTTTTGACCAGAtgcaacagcaaaaggaaaacattagaGTAGCTGAAGAGAGGGAAGCCAAACTGAGGGCAAAACTACAAGGCCAAGAAGTTGTTGAAAG AGGAATTCCACCTGGAATACGTCCAGGAGTTCCTAAGGGGCCTGCAGGTCATCACCATTTACCACCTGATGCTGGtgcagttaggaaaaaaatgaaaagattgaAGGAGGTGTCTAAACAAGCCAATGCAAACAG GCAAAAAGGATGGATAGCTGCAGATAGAGCAAAGCAAGTTGAAGAATTCTGGCAACGAAAGAGAGAAGCCATGGAAAACAAAGCTCGAGCTGAGGGACACATG GGTACACTGCAAAACGTGGCAGATATCTATGGAGGCAGGCCCATTCctgcaagaggaaggaaatCCAGAAACAAGGAGGAAGAG GAATATTTGGCAAGATTAAGACAGATCCGGCTACAGAACTTTAATGAACGTCAACAGATTAGAGCAAAACTTCGCGGAGAGAAG AATGAAGGTGCTGGTTCTGATGGACCAGAATCGAGTGAGGAAGCAGAATTGAGACGCAAAAAGATAGAAGCGCAGAAG GCCCAAGCAAATGCTCGAGCTGCAGTTCTGAAAGAACAGTTAGAGCGAAAGAGAAAGGAAGCttatgaaagagagaaaagagccTGGGAAGAGcat CTGATATCGAAAGGGGTAAAGAATCCTAATGTGCCTTTTCATGTGGGAGCTATAGAACAGAGTCCTGTGCATGGACTACAAGAGCTTGGAGCAGCTCTTCCTAAGCCACAACTTCCAGTGAAGCCCAGTACACCAGTCATCTCCATGACTTCTGCTTTGAAGGAAGTGGGTGTG GATGAAAATGTAACTGCCATTCAAGAAGctgaggaggaaataaaaaagccagATTGTGCAATGCAA AATAAACGAGAAATACTGAGAAGATTAAATCAAAATCTGAAAGCTCAAGaagatgagaaaggaaaaaaggagtgTAAAACTGTCTCTGAATCAGCTGTGTCTGAAGATGGTAAGGAGCAGCAAGAAGGTGACCATCCACTTCTAGGAGATCGCAAAAAATGGGAATCTGGGGCATCTGAGTTGGTAGTTCCTCTAGGTCAGTTATCAATGGAAGACTCTCTCTCTGGAACAGATC GTCAAACTCTGGGGGAAGTAATTAGGTTAGATATTGGGGAACCCCACAGGAAAGTCTGGGGCAAAAGCCCTACTGACTCGGTCCTGAAGATCCTAGGAGAAGCAGAGTTGCAGCTGCAAACAGACTTACTTGAGGAACTAGATGTAATAAATG GTACTACAGAACTTGTTGAAGGAGATCAGCAGTCCTCAtcagaggagaaggaagagaaagctctTCCTGCTGTTGGAGCTCAGTCTTCAGTACCAGTTGGTGTCACAGAGTCTGACATGACTGTACCAGAGGAATCTCAAAGAGCaacccagctgcagagcaaaccTATTATGCTGGATG AGACTGATGATTTGGAAGCAGAGATcttggaagaaacagaagataaaaagcaCCACAGTAAGGAGAGTAAGGAATTTCCCATCACTGTTAATGAAGTGTGggtaaaagagaaagaggataA GGCACAACATGACAGGAGAAATGAGGCAGCTTCTGAGAAACTAGTGCCTGACAAGGTGGAACCACAAAAGGAAGTTCTAGAAG AAACTTGTTCCAGTGACTCTCCGCAACCTGAACCCTTATTCCAGAGGGTAAtacagcccacagctgtaccAACAGCCTCACCAGCTCTGTCAGCTCAGTCTTCACAGGAAGAGCCTTTTGTACCTTGTTCACGTTCCATATCGCCAGCAAAAAGTAAAGGCAAAAGTTCATTGTTGATTGGACTTTCTACAGGGCTTTTTGATGCAAACGACCCAAAg ATGCTGAGAACGTGTTCACTCCCAGATCTTTACAAACTGTACAGAACTTTAGTCGATGTTCCCAGTGTAGCAGATGTGCAGCATCAACATAATCTTGAAATAGATGATACAGAAGATGAGCAAGCCAAAGAAGGACCCTCCGATTCTGAGGATAT TATGTTTGGGGAGGCAGATACAGATTTGCAGGAACTCCGGGCCTCAATGGAACAACTGCTTAGGGAGCAGCCTAGTGAGGAATTCAGTGAAGAGGAGGAGTCTACTCTAAAGGCTAACGTCACTGAATGCATAACAAATGGTACAGAGCTGGATGAAGGAGATGAAAATAACCCCAGCAGTGAAAGTGCACTTAACGAAGAATGGCAGTCAG aTAATAGTGATGGAGAGATTGCCAGTGAATGTGAAGAATGTGATAGTATCTTCAGCCATTTGGAAGAGCTGAGATATAACCTGGAGCAGGAAATAGGTTTTGACAAATTCATTGAAGTTTATGAGAAAATAAAG GCTATACATGAAgatgaagatgaaaatattgATATTTGTTCAACCATAGTTCAGACTATTCTTGGAAACGAACACAAACACCTGTACGCCAAAATACTTCACCTAGTAATGGCAGATGGAGTGTACCAAGAAG
- the NEK1 gene encoding serine/threonine-protein kinase Nek1 isoform X6, which produces MDKYIKVRKIGEGSFGKAILVKAKENGQQYVIKEINISKMSNKEREESRREVAVLANMKHPNIVLYRESFEENGCLYIVMDYCEGGDLFKKINAQKGILFSEDQILDWFVQICLALKHIHDRKILHRDIKSQNIFLTKDGTVQLGDFGIARVLNSTAELARTCIGTPYYLSPEICQNKPYNNKSDIWALGCVLYEMCTLKHAFEAGNMKNLVLKIISGPFPPVSTHYSYDLRNLLSQLFKRNPRNRPSVNSILEKNFIAKRVEKFLTPQLIAEEFNHKIFQKFGPHAAPAKRPAQEQVLTSVAPAQKITKPAAKYGVPLVIRKSSDAPKKPNEKKSLAKSRLEPSKRKRLELPEKEKRQRDQMSLLKADEMRRLEKERAPYYGGGGGVGPFPVSSRGQYEHYHAIFDQMQQQKENIRVAEEREAKLRAKLQGQEVVERGIPPGIRPGVPKGPAGHHHLPPDAGAVRKKMKRLKEVSKQANANRQKGWIAADRAKQVEEFWQRKREAMENKARAEGHMGTLQNVADIYGGRPIPARGRKSRNKEEEEYLARLRQIRLQNFNERQQIRAKLRGEKNEGAGSDGPESSEEAELRRKKIEAQKAQANARAAVLKEQLERKRKEAYEREKRAWEEHLISKGVKNPNVPFHVGAIEQSPVHGLQELGAALPKPQLPVKPSTPVISMTSALKEVGVDENVTAIQEAEEEIKKPDCAMQNKREILRRLNQNLKAQEDEKGKKECKTVSESAVSEDGKEQQEGDHPLLGDRKKWESGASELVVPLGQLSMEDSLSGTDRQTLGEVIRLDIGEPHRKVWGKSPTDSVLKILGEAELQLQTDLLEELDVINGTTELVEGDQQSSSEEKEEKALPAVGAQSSVPVGVTESDMTVPEESQRATQLQSKPIMLDETDDLEAEILEETEDKKHHSKESKEFPITVNEVWVKEKEDKAQHDRRNEAASEKLVPDKVEPQKEVLEETCSSDSPQPEPLFQRVIQPTAVPTASPALSAQSSQEEPFVPCSRSISPAKSKGKSSLLIGLSTGLFDANDPKMLRTCSLPDLYKLYRTLVDVPSVADVQHQHNLEIDDTEDEQAKEGPSDSEDIMFGEADTDLQELRASMEQLLREQPSEEFSEEEESTLKANVTECITNGTELDEGDENNPSSESALNEEWQSDNSDGEIASECEECDSIFSHLEELRYNLEQEIGFDKFIEVYEKIKAIHEDEDENIDICSTIVQTILGNEHKHLYAKILHLVMADGVYQEDNDE; this is translated from the exons ATGGATAAATATATTAAAGTGCGAAAGATTGGAGAAGGATCCTTTGGGAAAGCAATTCTTGTCAAAGCTAAAGAAAATGGCCAACAGTAtgttattaaagaaataaacatctCTAAG atgtCAAATAAGGAGAGAGAAGAATCAAGGAGAGAAGTTGCTGTGTTAGCTAACATGAAACATCCAAATATTGTCCTGTACAGGGAGTCATTTGAAG aaaatggtTGTCTCTACATAGTGATGGATTACTGTGAAGGAGGAgacctgtttaaaaaaataaatgcccagAAAGGAATCTTATTCTCTGAAGATCAG ATTCTGGATTGGTTTGTACAAATCTGTTTAGCACTAAAACACATACATGACAGAAAAATCTTGCATCGGGACATAAAGTCACAG aacatatttttaacCAAAGATGGAACAGTACAACTGGGAGATTTTGGGATCGCCAGAGTTCTTAACAG tactGCAGAGTTGGCTCGCACTTGCATAGGAACGCCATACTATTTGTCACCTGAAATATGTCAGAACAAACCTTACAACAATAAAAG TGATATATGGGCCCTTGGTTGTGTTCTCTATGAAATGTGTACACTTAAACATGCG TTTGAAGCTGGTAACATGAAAAACTTGGTACTGAAGATAATCTCTGGaccttttcctcctgtttctaCACATTACTCCTATGATTTACGTAATCTGTTGTCACAGTTATTTAAAAGGAATCCTAGGAATAGACCATCAGTAAACTCCATATTGGAGAAGAACTTTATAGCCAAACGAGTTGAAAAATTTCTCACACCACAG CTTATTGCAGAAGAATTCAATCACAAAATCTTCCAGAAGTTTGGACCACATGCTGCGCCAG ctaAAAGACCAGCTCAAGAACAAGTACTGACTTCAGTTGCACCAGCTCAGAAAATTACCAAGCCTGCTGCAAAATATGGAGTGCCTTTAGTGATCAGGAAGTCTAGTGATGCACCTAAAAAGCCTAATGAGAAGAAGTCATTGGCTAAGTCTAGACTG GAAccttcaaaaaggaaaaggttagAATTGCCTGAGAAAGAAAAACGCCAGAGAGATCAG ATGAGTTTACTGAAGGCAGATGAAATGAGAAgattggaaaaagaaagg GCACCATATTATGGCGGTGGAGGTGGCGTTGGTCCTTTTCCTGTGTCTTCCAGAGGACAATATGAACACTATCATGCTATTTTTGACCAGAtgcaacagcaaaaggaaaacattagaGTAGCTGAAGAGAGGGAAGCCAAACTGAGGGCAAAACTACAAGGCCAAGAAGTTGTTGAAAG AGGAATTCCACCTGGAATACGTCCAGGAGTTCCTAAGGGGCCTGCAGGTCATCACCATTTACCACCTGATGCTGGtgcagttaggaaaaaaatgaaaagattgaAGGAGGTGTCTAAACAAGCCAATGCAAACAG GCAAAAAGGATGGATAGCTGCAGATAGAGCAAAGCAAGTTGAAGAATTCTGGCAACGAAAGAGAGAAGCCATGGAAAACAAAGCTCGAGCTGAGGGACACATG GGTACACTGCAAAACGTGGCAGATATCTATGGAGGCAGGCCCATTCctgcaagaggaaggaaatCCAGAAACAAGGAGGAAGAG GAATATTTGGCAAGATTAAGACAGATCCGGCTACAGAACTTTAATGAACGTCAACAGATTAGAGCAAAACTTCGCGGAGAGAAG AATGAAGGTGCTGGTTCTGATGGACCAGAATCGAGTGAGGAAGCAGAATTGAGACGCAAAAAGATAGAAGCGCAGAAG GCCCAAGCAAATGCTCGAGCTGCAGTTCTGAAAGAACAGTTAGAGCGAAAGAGAAAGGAAGCttatgaaagagagaaaagagccTGGGAAGAGcat CTGATATCGAAAGGGGTAAAGAATCCTAATGTGCCTTTTCATGTGGGAGCTATAGAACAGAGTCCTGTGCATGGACTACAAGAGCTTGGAGCAGCTCTTCCTAAGCCACAACTTCCAGTGAAGCCCAGTACACCAGTCATCTCCATGACTTCTGCTTTGAAGGAAGTGGGTGTG GATGAAAATGTAACTGCCATTCAAGAAGctgaggaggaaataaaaaagccagATTGTGCAATGCAA AATAAACGAGAAATACTGAGAAGATTAAATCAAAATCTGAAAGCTCAAGaagatgagaaaggaaaaaaggagtgTAAAACTGTCTCTGAATCAGCTGTGTCTGAAGATGGTAAGGAGCAGCAAGAAGGTGACCATCCACTTCTAGGAGATCGCAAAAAATGGGAATCTGGGGCATCTGAGTTGGTAGTTCCTCTAGGTCAGTTATCAATGGAAGACTCTCTCTCTGGAACAGATC GTCAAACTCTGGGGGAAGTAATTAGGTTAGATATTGGGGAACCCCACAGGAAAGTCTGGGGCAAAAGCCCTACTGACTCGGTCCTGAAGATCCTAGGAGAAGCAGAGTTGCAGCTGCAAACAGACTTACTTGAGGAACTAGATGTAATAAATG GTACTACAGAACTTGTTGAAGGAGATCAGCAGTCCTCAtcagaggagaaggaagagaaagctctTCCTGCTGTTGGAGCTCAGTCTTCAGTACCAGTTGGTGTCACAGAGTCTGACATGACTGTACCAGAGGAATCTCAAAGAGCaacccagctgcagagcaaaccTATTATGCTGGATG AGACTGATGATTTGGAAGCAGAGATcttggaagaaacagaagataaaaagcaCCACAGTAAGGAGAGTAAGGAATTTCCCATCACTGTTAATGAAGTGTGggtaaaagagaaagaggataA GGCACAACATGACAGGAGAAATGAGGCAGCTTCTGAGAAACTAGTGCCTGACAAGGTGGAACCACAAAAGGAAGTTCTAGAAG AAACTTGTTCCAGTGACTCTCCGCAACCTGAACCCTTATTCCAGAGGGTAAtacagcccacagctgtaccAACAGCCTCACCAGCTCTGTCAGCTCAGTCTTCACAGGAAGAGCCTTTTGTACCTTGTTCACGTTCCATATCGCCAGCAAAAAGTAAAGGCAAAAGTTCATTGTTGATTGGACTTTCTACAGGGCTTTTTGATGCAAACGACCCAAAg ATGCTGAGAACGTGTTCACTCCCAGATCTTTACAAACTGTACAGAACTTTAGTCGATGTTCCCAGTGTAGCAGATGTGCAGCATCAACATAATCTTGAAATAGATGATACAGAAGATGAGCAAGCCAAAGAAGGACCCTCCGATTCTGAGGATAT TATGTTTGGGGAGGCAGATACAGATTTGCAGGAACTCCGGGCCTCAATGGAACAACTGCTTAGGGAGCAGCCTAGTGAGGAATTCAGTGAAGAGGAGGAGTCTACTCTAAAGGCTAACGTCACTGAATGCATAACAAATGGTACAGAGCTGGATGAAGGAGATGAAAATAACCCCAGCAGTGAAAGTGCACTTAACGAAGAATGGCAGTCAG aTAATAGTGATGGAGAGATTGCCAGTGAATGTGAAGAATGTGATAGTATCTTCAGCCATTTGGAAGAGCTGAGATATAACCTGGAGCAGGAAATAGGTTTTGACAAATTCATTGAAGTTTATGAGAAAATAAAG GCTATACATGAAgatgaagatgaaaatattgATATTTGTTCAACCATAGTTCAGACTATTCTTGGAAACGAACACAAACACCTGTACGCCAAAATACTTCACCTAGTAATGGCAGATGGAGTGTACCAAGAAG